DNA from Xanthomonas hyacinthi:
GCGTGGCGACCTGCTCGGCGCCATCGGGATAGAACAGCGGGCGCAGCGACAACAGGCCCTCGTCGGCGAGGCCGAGCCGCCAACCATATTCGGTCAGCGCATGCTCCTGGATCGCCAGCAGGCGCTCGACATCCGCGCCGCCCAGTTCGGCGCCGGCCAGCGGCAGTAGCACTTCGGGATAGGCGCGGCATGTCGCTTCGTGTTGTTCGGCATGCAGGCGGCACAGCAGTCCCGAGGGAGCCA
Protein-coding regions in this window:
- the hap3 gene encoding Hpa3 family type III secretion system protein; amino-acid sequence: MPDNNEAPPLPTSTRAFFAQIGLHLGVDTDLMLAAACGEPFVAPSGLLCRLHAEQHEATCRAYPEVLLPLAGAELGGADVERLLAIQEHALTEYGWRLGLADEGLLSLRPLFYPDGAEQVATQLDQAQALGRAILSAMLEEAPAAHSVEAQR